ATTCAAATCTGCCGGTTTTGCCGGGTGGCCCGCCTCTTTTACGGGAACATCGGCTTTATCAGGCAGACTGGCTGCTGCGCTATTATGATTTTAAAGTAGATGAATTACTAACAGAAGACCGGCCTGATTTTAATATTTATCTGGACCCCAAATGTGACTGGGCGCTCCGCCATTTAGAATGTTTTCCGGTAGAGATCAACCGTGCAGATTATCGTACACTTCTGCGTGTTCCCGGCATCGGTGCAAAGTCTGCCTCGCGCATCGTAAAGGCAAGACGTATGAATAAGCTCGATTTCTCTGATCTGAAAAAGATCGGTGTCGTACTAAAACGTGCACTATACTTTATTACCTGTTCCGGTCACATGATGTACCCTACAAAGTTAGATGAGGACTATATCTGCCGCAGCCTGATCGCAGACCGCACCCAGATTCCACGTGAAATACGTGAAGCGGGATACCAGCAGCTCAGTTTATTCTCCTGATGACGGAACCTACAGCGATTCATAATTTAGCGGCTGGCAAATTAAAACCTGCTATTTCGCTGTAACATCATCTTAATGATCATTAATCCGATGCATTAATGGCTTTCTATAACGAGGATTTTATAATATGTACACATTTATCTGTGAAGATTCCCCCAATGGAATCTTATCCGGCATCTATGATGCATGGGATTTTAAGGTAAAAGAAAACAAAAAATATTCTGCCCGCAGCACATCGGCTGATAGTTCTTCCAGTGCCCCAAAAAGCGCCTGCACCCACGATGATATCCACATTCTGTGTCATGAACCGGACAATTATCAACTATTTTGTGAGTATATCCATGTGGAAACTTCCTCTGATAAAGCATCGAAAGTCGCTCGCACCATACAGCGCAAACTTGGCAGTGAATTTTACGATACCATTTTAAATGCGATTCTTTCCATTGTTCCGGAAAAAAAGAATAACTTAGACAAAGCGGACGCCATCTACCATACTCTTGTACTTGGTCTGAATACACCTGCCGGAGCACGCGCCATTTGTGATCTTGCCAACCCTTATGTCCACCGCCTGTTTATTCTGTCCCGTGCTACAGCAAATGAGGCACATCACCTGCTCGGTTTTCTTCGTTTTTCAGAACTGGAAAATGGTGTACTGTTTTCCACGATTCACCCCAAAAATAATGCCCTGCCGATATTGGCAGAGCACTTTACCGATCGTCTCCCGCAGGAGAATTTTTTGATATATGACAAG
The Roseburia rectibacter DNA segment above includes these coding regions:
- a CDS encoding TIGR03915 family putative DNA repair protein; the encoded protein is MYTFICEDSPNGILSGIYDAWDFKVKENKKYSARSTSADSSSSAPKSACTHDDIHILCHEPDNYQLFCEYIHVETSSDKASKVARTIQRKLGSEFYDTILNAILSIVPEKKNNLDKADAIYHTLVLGLNTPAGARAICDLANPYVHRLFILSRATANEAHHLLGFLRFSELENGVLFSTIHPKNNALPILAEHFTDRLPQENFLIYDKNRQLAAVHAAGKNFMLVDASGIDQELLKHTSDREAKYQKLWQTFFDHIAIQARINPGLQAQNIPKRFWNDTPELGKK